One region of Moraxella sp. ZY210820 genomic DNA includes:
- a CDS encoding DUF1320 domain-containing protein, with protein MYISRDDLMTLFGESEIIKLERNISFDNGIEATEQVIKNATEETNGYLAVRYNLPLGSVPERLKQCVAVIARYRLYKNKAPEQVQWDYEQEIKWLNQIASGKVMLMLGDDNPEPKPQAFSLSLERY; from the coding sequence ATGTATATCTCTCGTGATGATTTAATGACCTTGTTTGGTGAAAGTGAAATCATCAAACTGGAGCGAAATATCAGTTTTGATAATGGCATTGAAGCCACAGAACAAGTGATTAAAAACGCAACGGAAGAGACCAACGGCTATTTGGCAGTGCGTTACAACTTGCCATTGGGGAGCGTACCTGAACGCTTAAAACAATGTGTAGCGGTGATTGCACGTTATCGACTGTATAAAAACAAAGCCCCTGAACAGGTGCAATGGGATTATGAACAAGAAATAAAGTGGCTCAATCAAATTGCAAGCGGTAAAGTCATGTTGATGTTGGGTGATGACAATCCAGAACCGAAACCACAAGCATTTTCATTGAGTTTGGAGCGTTATTGA
- a CDS encoding KilA-N domain-containing protein produces the protein MNLTISNQTISQYNGLFSLNDLHKVSGNASKHKPTNFLRNEQTKDLIAEIESENQIAYHTIQGGDVKTVKQGTYVCRELVYAYAMWISAKFSLMVIRAFDALNTGAISCLPKLSSDDTLQLRNAVNLATGVLKLDYSTIYKMVHQRFGVDEIKELSREQIGQAVEYVHHLMV, from the coding sequence ATGAACTTAACCATTTCAAACCAAACAATTAGCCAATACAACGGCTTATTCTCTCTTAACGATTTACACAAAGTTTCTGGTAATGCGAGTAAACATAAACCAACGAACTTTTTACGCAATGAACAAACCAAAGACTTAATCGCTGAAATTGAAAGTGAAAATCAAATTGCTTATCATACCATACAAGGTGGCGATGTTAAAACTGTGAAACAAGGCACTTATGTTTGCCGTGAATTGGTTTACGCTTATGCCATGTGGATTTCTGCAAAATTCTCTTTAATGGTGATCCGTGCCTTTGATGCGTTAAATACTGGTGCTATTTCTTGCCTACCTAAACTCTCATCAGACGATACACTCCAACTCCGCAATGCGGTAAACTTAGCGACTGGCGTACTCAAGTTAGATTATTCAACCATCTATAAAATGGTTCATCAGCGTTTTGGCGTGGACGAAATCAAAGAATTAAGCCGTGAACAAATTGGGCAAGCTGTGGAATATGTTCATCATCTCATGGTGTAA